One region of Triticum aestivum cultivar Chinese Spring chromosome 6B, IWGSC CS RefSeq v2.1, whole genome shotgun sequence genomic DNA includes:
- the LOC123139454 gene encoding uncharacterized protein encodes MVSAVLPPPVRADICIVPRSTGMADLERRLQLAVVAYVGGARPPVSCVDAAIAISEQLEIPLHRFSVPKFHPEDFLVVFASHDLRNKALEVPFIEHPRFKLFTKPWLRQAQAQSKLMRVQVDLMIEGVPSHAWSRETASELLGSSCLIESLAPETLLEYPTLIHIGRLCDHSPPEFWRRSPSSDGGGSQSGLPESFNGFFMGEWTVLPWSRGVRDDRGTSRRSPGHAGGGG; translated from the exons ATGGTGTCTGCCGTGCTGCCCCCGCCGGTGCGCGCTGACATCTGCATTGTGCCGCGCTCGACGGGGATGGCAGACCTGGAGCGCAGGTTGCAACTTGCAGTGGTGGCATACGTGGGTGGTGCCAGGCCACCGGTTTCCTGCGTCGACGCGGCGATTGCCATCTCCGAGCAACTTGAGATCCCGCTGCACCGCTTCTCTGTGCCCAAGTTCCACCCTGAAGATTTCTTGGTGGTCTTCGCGTCCCACGATCTCCGCAACAAAGCTCTGGAAGTCCCATTCATCGAGCATCCAAGGTTCAAGCTTTTCACCAAGCCATGGTTGAGGCAGGCCCAAGCGCAGTCCAAGTTGATGCGTGTTCAAGTTGATCTCATGATTGAAGGAGTGCCGTCGCACGCCTGGTCCAGGGAGACGGCGTCGGAGCTGTTGGGCTCGTCCTGCCTAATTGAGAGCCTGGCGCCTGAGACA CTGCTGGAATATCCCACGCTCATCCATATCGGGCGACTCTGTGATCACTCGCCGCCGGAGTTTTGGCGCAGATCCCCGAGCTCGGATGGAGGCGGCAGCCAGAGCGGTCTGCCGGAGAGCTTCAATGGCTTCTTCATGGGCGAGTGGACGGTGCTGCCTTGGTCGAGAGGAGTCCGCGATGACCGCGGCACTAGCCGGCGCTCGCCGGGCCACGCCGGGGGTGGAGGGTAG